The Ferrimicrobium sp. genome contains a region encoding:
- a CDS encoding inorganic phosphate transporter yields the protein MAVVGATLLFVLALAAALVSGSNDGATLVALNTRTTTIAPLRAVVILSLFVAITPMIVGTAVASTVADGLVAFEKTGGELAFLVAIACALAIVYLLSHHGLPTSVTLAITGSIVGAGLGFGLPVYWVTVVAVLLAGIVAPLAAAAVGYLVASVELRLRPPELSPRLRKAGEWAGFLVQSFAYGSNDAEKLVAIVAIALGLAVHGVQISIPGQLAVGLLFAPGILLSVRQMAARVSERIMHVRSDTAIEVTVCAAGVVLLSSLLGYPISSTQAATAALVGVGARTAPRQLQWGQIGRIGVAWLVTLPLAVGVATGVGLIVRLF from the coding sequence TTGGCGGTTGTTGGTGCCACGCTCCTTTTCGTGCTCGCTCTCGCCGCGGCATTGGTCAGCGGCTCGAATGACGGCGCGACCCTGGTGGCCCTGAACACCAGGACCACGACGATTGCACCACTTCGGGCAGTGGTAATTCTTTCGCTGTTTGTGGCGATTACTCCGATGATCGTCGGGACTGCGGTCGCCTCAACGGTCGCGGATGGTCTGGTCGCCTTTGAAAAGACCGGTGGTGAGTTGGCCTTTCTCGTGGCGATTGCCTGCGCGTTGGCGATCGTCTATCTGTTGAGTCATCACGGACTTCCCACGAGCGTCACCCTTGCGATCACGGGTTCTATCGTCGGCGCCGGCCTAGGGTTCGGATTGCCGGTGTACTGGGTAACGGTGGTGGCGGTCCTTCTCGCCGGTATTGTCGCCCCGTTGGCGGCGGCGGCCGTCGGTTACCTGGTGGCATCCGTCGAGCTGCGGCTGCGACCGCCTGAACTGTCACCACGCCTTCGCAAAGCTGGCGAGTGGGCGGGGTTTCTTGTGCAGTCGTTTGCCTATGGGTCGAATGATGCCGAGAAGCTTGTTGCGATTGTGGCCATTGCTTTGGGGCTGGCGGTACACGGCGTGCAGATCTCGATCCCTGGTCAACTTGCCGTTGGACTGCTATTCGCACCTGGGATTCTGCTCTCGGTGCGGCAGATGGCGGCCCGAGTGTCCGAACGGATTATGCATGTGCGTTCAGATACCGCTATCGAGGTGACTGTGTGTGCGGCAGGCGTTGTCTTACTCTCCTCGTTACTTGGTTACCCGATCTCATCCACCCAGGCGGCCACTGCCGCACTGGTGGGAGTGGGCGCTCGGACCGCTCCGCGGCAACTCCAGTGGGGACAGATCGGTAGAATCGGTGTCGCTTGGCTCGTTACACTGCCGTTAGCGGTAGGGGTCGCGACCGGTGTTGGCCTGATTGTGAGGTTGTTCTAG
- a CDS encoding helix-turn-helix domain-containing protein — MALEKTAVNPETKRLTDAQTMRALTHPVRIALLEVLAVHQSLTATQAGELLQETPTTCSFHLRQLAKYGFVEEATPGKGKGRQRPWKLVHMGFTIQGEDLDAEGHIAADVLTQMFFRRALGRFEHWQRIHGSYPGEWDRASAADQTGLFVTATELAEVNAKVREVLATYRDRLVDPSLRPNDARLIEVLYLAYPVELDGTVAQNIASEEQ; from the coding sequence ATGGCTCTTGAGAAAACCGCTGTAAATCCCGAAACAAAGAGATTGACCGACGCTCAGACGATGCGGGCACTGACGCATCCGGTCAGGATTGCTCTCCTCGAGGTGCTCGCTGTCCACCAGAGTTTGACGGCAACGCAGGCGGGTGAGTTGCTCCAAGAGACCCCTACTACGTGCTCCTTTCACCTCAGGCAGCTGGCTAAATACGGGTTTGTAGAGGAGGCCACGCCAGGTAAAGGGAAGGGGCGCCAGCGACCATGGAAGCTGGTGCATATGGGCTTTACGATCCAAGGAGAGGATCTTGATGCCGAGGGTCATATCGCGGCGGATGTGCTGACCCAGATGTTCTTCCGCAGGGCGTTGGGGCGATTTGAACACTGGCAACGTATCCATGGATCCTACCCAGGAGAATGGGACCGAGCGAGTGCGGCTGACCAAACCGGCTTGTTCGTGACGGCGACGGAGCTCGCCGAGGTCAATGCCAAAGTGAGGGAGGTGCTTGCAACCTACCGGGACCGTCTGGTCGATCCAAGCCTGCGACCGAACGACGCTCGGCTGATTGAGGTTCTGTACTTGGCCTACCCAGTGGAGCTTGACGGCACCGTTGCCCAGAACATCGCTTCTGAGGAGCAGTGA
- a CDS encoding DUF47 domain-containing protein, with the protein MSRNHSGSPWQRLIHFFQSFGPRASKELVENLVSHLDADARGVGLVIAMLHGELAHDPSIAKMSQIEHDGDQLRTELVDTLAKTLVTPIDREDLYRFSRAIDDLLDELRDFVREWWLLQGVDPQPLLHVLGELALAIDSAKVVVATIGEPKAGGAAQLVEALRLANRVRCIHEDEITALFQGEVTMELLRERELLHRLDSIGMHLVQGLNTIADSFVKRGE; encoded by the coding sequence GTGAGCCGCAATCATTCCGGATCCCCGTGGCAGCGGTTGATACATTTCTTCCAGAGCTTTGGGCCGAGGGCTTCGAAGGAGCTGGTAGAGAATCTGGTATCTCACCTCGATGCCGATGCGCGAGGGGTGGGCTTGGTGATCGCGATGCTCCATGGTGAGCTCGCTCATGATCCCTCGATAGCGAAGATGTCCCAGATCGAACACGACGGGGATCAACTACGTACCGAACTTGTCGATACGCTCGCCAAAACACTGGTCACACCGATCGATCGTGAGGATCTCTACCGGTTCTCCCGAGCGATCGATGATCTCTTGGATGAGTTGCGGGACTTCGTGAGGGAGTGGTGGCTACTCCAGGGGGTCGACCCTCAACCCTTGCTCCACGTGTTGGGCGAGCTTGCGCTTGCCATCGACAGCGCGAAGGTGGTGGTTGCCACGATTGGCGAGCCCAAAGCTGGGGGAGCGGCACAACTCGTTGAGGCACTCCGATTGGCGAATCGCGTGCGTTGTATTCATGAGGACGAGATTACTGCTCTGTTTCAGGGAGAGGTGACGATGGAACTTCTCCGTGAACGCGAACTTCTTCATCGACTCGATTCCATCGGCATGCACCTCGTTCAGGGTCTCAACACCATTGCTGATAGCTTTGTCAAGCGGGGGGAGTGA
- a CDS encoding nitrilase-related carbon-nitrogen hydrolase, protein MRVAVGQVSLQVGDLEGNRARSTDAILAAAADGADLVVLPELSDSGYVFASTEEASSLGAPILGNPTLQRWSELANQHRITIAGGFSELGEDGALYNSAALIAPDQNPLTYRKVHLWDGEKEFFTPGDALSTVTEINGVRVGLAICYDLEFPELVRALAIMGVELLVVPTNWPLSPFPQAERPMEFVKAQASAATNGIWIAIADRCGKERGVDWVGYSSLLDPSGYPTFAPIPFGVAGVAVGEVDPARARNKMISSKNHLLDDRRSDLYRVIARSVSTAQVWDNGDPPPW, encoded by the coding sequence ATGCGGGTAGCGGTGGGCCAAGTCAGTCTGCAGGTGGGGGACCTTGAAGGCAATCGCGCCAGAAGCACCGATGCGATCTTGGCCGCAGCCGCCGATGGTGCCGATCTCGTTGTGCTTCCTGAGTTGAGCGATAGTGGCTACGTTTTTGCCTCGACTGAGGAGGCGAGCTCGCTTGGGGCGCCCATCTTGGGTAACCCAACGCTACAGCGGTGGAGCGAGTTGGCGAATCAGCACCGCATCACGATCGCTGGTGGCTTCTCGGAACTTGGAGAAGATGGAGCACTCTATAACTCTGCTGCGCTGATCGCTCCAGATCAGAATCCTCTTACCTATCGGAAGGTCCATCTCTGGGATGGGGAGAAGGAATTCTTTACACCGGGCGATGCTTTGAGCACCGTTACCGAGATCAACGGCGTGCGAGTCGGTCTCGCAATCTGTTATGACCTTGAGTTTCCAGAGCTCGTACGGGCGCTTGCGATCATGGGTGTGGAGCTCCTGGTGGTGCCCACGAACTGGCCGCTATCGCCATTCCCGCAAGCGGAGCGGCCGATGGAGTTTGTCAAGGCACAAGCGAGTGCAGCGACGAATGGCATCTGGATTGCCATAGCGGATCGTTGCGGCAAGGAGCGAGGTGTTGACTGGGTCGGCTACTCCAGCCTCCTTGATCCAAGTGGTTATCCCACCTTTGCGCCAATTCCCTTCGGAGTTGCCGGGGTGGCAGTAGGGGAGGTCGATCCTGCACGGGCCCGCAACAAGATGATCTCATCCAAGAATCACCTCTTGGATGATCGTCGAAGCGATCTCTATCGGGTGATCGCTCGATCGGTGTCGACGGCGCAGGTTTGGGACAACGGTGATCCGCCTCCCTGGTAG
- a CDS encoding GntR family transcriptional regulator: MGEISTDVYNQLRHALVTGELAAGESLREEFLAERFGVSRTPVREALRRLQVEGYIEILPHRGARVLGWRVEDINEVFALRGVLEPHAARQAALRLSESDLVVAQKLADAMERLATERPIGFDDQIASLNNQFHALIVGGSGNYRLSEQVQSIMELARVRATFQRYSAHELNRSMSHHRELLEALAVRDPDWAEAVMKCHIFAARSVYC; encoded by the coding sequence TTGGGAGAAATCAGCACAGATGTATACAATCAACTGCGACACGCACTGGTGACCGGTGAGCTCGCCGCTGGGGAATCCCTTCGCGAGGAGTTCTTGGCGGAGCGCTTTGGAGTATCGAGAACACCGGTTCGAGAGGCACTGCGAAGGCTGCAAGTTGAGGGGTACATCGAGATCCTGCCACATCGAGGTGCGCGGGTGCTTGGGTGGAGAGTGGAGGACATCAATGAGGTCTTTGCGCTCCGCGGTGTACTCGAACCGCACGCGGCACGTCAAGCCGCGCTTCGGCTCTCAGAGAGTGATCTGGTCGTCGCCCAAAAGCTCGCCGATGCGATGGAACGACTGGCAACGGAGCGTCCAATTGGTTTTGACGATCAGATCGCGAGCCTCAACAATCAGTTCCATGCCCTGATCGTTGGTGGATCCGGAAACTACCGACTCTCTGAACAAGTACAGTCCATCATGGAGCTGGCTCGGGTCCGAGCAACGTTTCAACGCTACAGTGCGCATGAACTCAACCGTTCGATGTCGCATCATCGAGAACTCTTAGAAGCACTGGCTGTTCGTGACCCTGATTGGGCAGAGGCGGTGATGAAGTGCCATATTTTTGCCGCACGTTCGGTCTATTGCTAG
- a CDS encoding MFS transporter, whose product MSGEGRAAVTEGSGEIVEDRRGWRLVLVGTLVSSIGSGLTLPFLVVYLHSIRHMSLPLAGLVVAASGIAGLATGAIGGSLADRLGVGRLLFGGLLISGVATVALADVRTPVFAAVVVALIGVGESVIWPTLNALVASQLASPNRPRAYALRFGVLNGGLGLGALIAGSVVSLHRPVSFEVIYVVDGLTTIAFAVIVGIGLRHRPGFRTHPEVSDKRAMTGEGYRVVLRDRRFLAWLVASALFVFFGYAMLDGGWAAYATVIVHASPRIVGIGFAVNTGVIVVSQLGVAHLTRRWRRSRMLLGVGVLWSLGWLMAGLADIHGLVHLEVDVLLALSLGIFGLGETLLSPVAGALPNDLAPEHLRARYNALGSTVWSLGTIAGPPIAGLLLASSFPLSWIGLVVIGSAAAGFVGLNLGRLLPPAIDRPLAPDRDGQANN is encoded by the coding sequence GTGTCTGGTGAGGGCCGTGCGGCTGTGACCGAGGGGAGCGGCGAAATCGTTGAGGATCGTCGCGGTTGGCGATTGGTTCTCGTTGGAACTCTTGTCTCGTCCATTGGAAGTGGTCTGACACTCCCGTTTTTGGTCGTCTATCTTCACAGCATTCGGCATATGAGTTTGCCGCTGGCAGGCCTGGTGGTGGCTGCCTCAGGGATCGCCGGACTCGCGACCGGTGCCATCGGTGGGAGCCTCGCTGACCGGTTAGGCGTAGGGCGCTTGCTCTTTGGCGGGCTGCTCATCTCCGGGGTGGCGACGGTTGCGCTTGCTGACGTCCGCACTCCCGTCTTTGCAGCGGTGGTTGTTGCCCTGATTGGAGTAGGGGAGTCGGTCATTTGGCCCACGCTCAATGCGTTGGTAGCGAGCCAACTGGCGAGTCCGAACCGACCGCGCGCCTATGCGCTACGGTTCGGGGTGCTGAACGGTGGTCTAGGGTTGGGAGCCCTGATCGCTGGTTCGGTCGTTTCACTCCATCGCCCGGTGAGCTTCGAGGTGATCTATGTAGTTGACGGACTGACCACGATCGCCTTTGCTGTCATCGTCGGGATTGGTTTGCGCCACCGTCCGGGTTTTCGGACTCACCCAGAGGTGAGCGATAAGCGAGCGATGACGGGAGAAGGCTATCGAGTCGTCCTACGTGATCGGCGCTTTCTCGCTTGGCTCGTCGCATCAGCGCTGTTCGTTTTCTTCGGTTACGCAATGCTCGATGGTGGATGGGCAGCCTATGCAACCGTCATCGTCCATGCGAGCCCAAGGATTGTTGGTATAGGTTTTGCCGTCAATACGGGTGTTATTGTGGTGTCGCAGCTTGGAGTGGCTCATCTCACTCGTCGGTGGCGACGGAGCCGTATGCTCCTCGGGGTAGGTGTGCTCTGGTCGCTTGGCTGGCTCATGGCTGGTCTCGCCGATATCCATGGTCTCGTGCATCTCGAAGTCGATGTTTTGCTCGCACTCTCTCTTGGGATTTTCGGCTTGGGTGAGACGCTGTTGAGTCCAGTGGCCGGTGCCTTGCCCAATGATCTCGCTCCCGAACATCTGCGAGCGCGATATAACGCGCTTGGTTCGACGGTATGGTCTCTCGGTACGATTGCGGGACCCCCGATCGCTGGTTTGTTGCTCGCGAGTTCGTTTCCACTGTCGTGGATAGGGCTAGTCGTCATCGGTTCAGCCGCTGCCGGGTTCGTTGGACTCAACCTAGGGCGACTGCTGCCGCCTGCAATCGATCGTCCACTTGCACCTGATCGGGATGGTCAGGCTAACAACTGA
- a CDS encoding hydroxymethylglutaryl-CoA lyase translates to MDQPSIEIVEVSPRDGLQNEATPFSTDEKVALIEGCLGAGLRRIEVASFVNPARVPQMADAEAVLARLSPAAFDGAIGLVLNERGLDRALATPLQEINYVVVVTETFSEKNQGASVEENLAMAANVTRRAREAGLRTSITVSAAFGCPYEGEVTPQQLYAIVDQVADLEPFEIAIADTIGVAVPRDVHERMQGVREIVGSRPIQLRCHFHNTRNTGLANAMAAVEEGVTVLDASLGGIGGCPFAPNATGNIPTEDLAYMLSRSGYHLGVDFARLFEVVDLLSQKLPNPVPGLLTRAGMFPALS, encoded by the coding sequence ATGGATCAGCCAAGTATCGAGATCGTTGAGGTGTCACCGCGGGATGGACTCCAAAACGAAGCCACACCCTTCTCAACCGACGAGAAGGTAGCGTTGATCGAGGGGTGTCTTGGTGCCGGTCTGCGAAGGATCGAGGTTGCCAGCTTTGTCAATCCCGCAAGAGTTCCCCAGATGGCCGACGCGGAGGCGGTCTTGGCACGGCTCAGCCCTGCGGCCTTTGACGGAGCCATTGGGCTCGTCCTCAATGAACGGGGCCTCGATCGTGCGCTCGCAACCCCACTACAGGAGATCAACTACGTGGTGGTGGTGACCGAGACCTTCTCGGAGAAGAATCAAGGTGCCTCGGTTGAGGAGAACCTAGCCATGGCGGCCAACGTGACCCGGCGAGCGAGAGAGGCGGGGCTTCGCACCTCCATCACCGTCTCCGCTGCCTTCGGCTGTCCCTACGAGGGCGAAGTAACCCCCCAACAGCTCTACGCCATCGTCGATCAGGTCGCCGATCTGGAGCCGTTTGAGATTGCCATCGCCGACACCATCGGTGTCGCGGTCCCAAGGGACGTACACGAACGGATGCAGGGCGTTCGAGAGATCGTCGGATCGCGTCCGATCCAACTCCGCTGCCACTTTCACAACACCCGCAACACTGGACTCGCCAACGCCATGGCCGCCGTCGAAGAGGGCGTCACTGTGCTCGACGCATCCCTCGGAGGCATCGGAGGATGTCCGTTTGCACCCAATGCGACCGGCAACATTCCCACCGAAGATCTCGCGTATATGTTGTCACGTTCGGGCTATCACCTCGGTGTCGACTTTGCTCGCCTCTTTGAGGTGGTTGATCTGCTGAGTCAGAAGTTACCGAACCCGGTTCCTGGTCTCCTGACGCGAGCCGGGATGTTCCCGGCGCTGAGCTGA
- a CDS encoding MFS transporter gives MRSRNALAYLIGTLLSGFGDKVLFIAAGIWVRELTGSNAASGLTFFFYIAPTMVIGPLAGLIVDRFPRRRVLIAANTLSALSLLGLIGVHSASGLWRIYLVMVIYGALATVGSAADVGLRTSVFDPEQFGSVNGLLSTVSEGLRLVVPLIGAGLFVLAGAMAVVGVDIATYALAISLLLLIRVQEHHEATSPQHWRAQALAGVRHIFASPLQRRLTWALTVLLGTVGFFETAMFAVATDGLRRSAAFVGVFVAFQGVGAILGGVASASLMRRFGELKTAALGMVAIALGSAIVLVGTQPHSLVAVLIVCGGIVLLGVGITLLLVAVNTAIQRSTPRRLMGRVDAAFNVIFNGVQSISIALGAGLVALVGFDIPILLIALSALIGTVILGYRTPAMELESEVE, from the coding sequence ATGAGATCCCGCAACGCTCTTGCCTACCTGATCGGTACGCTCTTGTCAGGTTTTGGCGATAAAGTGCTCTTCATCGCAGCCGGGATCTGGGTCCGCGAGCTCACGGGATCCAATGCCGCTTCAGGCCTGACGTTCTTCTTCTACATCGCACCCACTATGGTCATTGGACCTCTGGCCGGGTTGATCGTCGATCGTTTTCCTCGGCGCAGGGTCTTGATCGCCGCGAACACCTTGAGTGCACTGTCACTTCTCGGTCTCATCGGCGTGCATAGCGCATCGGGTCTTTGGCGCATCTATCTCGTGATGGTTATCTATGGTGCCTTGGCGACCGTTGGTAGTGCGGCTGACGTCGGGTTGCGTACATCGGTCTTTGATCCAGAGCAGTTTGGATCAGTCAATGGTCTCTTGTCAACGGTGTCAGAGGGCCTTCGTCTTGTGGTCCCGCTCATCGGGGCAGGGCTTTTTGTGCTTGCAGGAGCGATGGCGGTGGTCGGCGTCGACATCGCGACCTACGCACTCGCAATCAGCCTGCTCCTCCTCATCCGCGTGCAAGAACATCATGAGGCGACGTCGCCTCAACACTGGCGAGCCCAGGCCTTGGCTGGCGTTCGACACATCTTTGCTTCGCCGCTTCAGCGTCGGTTGACCTGGGCGTTAACGGTGTTGCTTGGTACGGTCGGCTTTTTTGAGACGGCCATGTTCGCGGTTGCAACGGATGGTCTTCGGCGATCTGCCGCCTTCGTGGGGGTGTTTGTTGCCTTTCAGGGAGTTGGGGCAATTCTCGGAGGCGTCGCGTCAGCATCGCTGATGCGTAGGTTCGGTGAGCTCAAGACCGCAGCGCTTGGCATGGTTGCCATCGCGCTTGGGTCCGCTATTGTGCTGGTCGGTACGCAACCGCACTCGCTCGTCGCCGTGCTCATCGTCTGTGGTGGTATCGTCTTGCTCGGAGTTGGCATCACGCTGCTCTTGGTTGCTGTGAACACGGCCATCCAACGCAGCACTCCCCGTCGGCTGATGGGACGGGTGGATGCTGCCTTTAATGTCATCTTCAACGGGGTTCAGAGCATCTCGATTGCGCTCGGCGCTGGCTTGGTGGCGCTGGTGGGGTTCGATATTCCCATCCTCCTCATCGCGTTGAGTGCACTGATCGGGACCGTCATCCTGGGGTACCGGACGCCCGCAATGGAGTTGGAGTCGGAGGTGGAGTGA
- a CDS encoding serine/threonine dehydratase, with protein MMTPDDVVVARRRISPWVRETPIIRWDDHPAHPLLKLEALQVTGSFKARGAFNRVLAAREAGTIGDAGVIGASGGNAGLALAYAAHRLGIPAEIVVPKTSSPVKLERLRTLGATVVACGQRYGDAYDWALARQRESGALFVHAYDQVEVVAGQGTVGLEFLDQAGPLDVVVVAAGGGGLVAGVRLAMPHETRVIAVEPTLAPTIRQALAAGGPVDVEVSGVAADSLGARRCGDLAYEVISSMGVESVLVEEEEMVAARQLLWDEFRLVGEYGGVAALAALLADKVKTSGHDRIGIIFCGANSDPSDLVKHDEIG; from the coding sequence ATGATGACACCTGATGATGTAGTAGTGGCTCGGCGCCGTATCAGCCCCTGGGTGCGTGAGACCCCGATTATCAGGTGGGACGATCACCCAGCCCATCCACTGCTCAAGCTCGAGGCACTGCAGGTGACTGGTTCTTTTAAGGCACGGGGTGCCTTTAATCGCGTGCTCGCGGCCAGAGAGGCTGGAACGATCGGCGATGCGGGAGTGATTGGAGCATCGGGTGGTAACGCTGGCTTAGCACTGGCCTATGCTGCACATCGTCTCGGGATCCCTGCGGAGATCGTCGTGCCAAAGACGTCAAGTCCGGTCAAGTTGGAGCGTCTACGAACCTTGGGCGCGACGGTGGTCGCCTGTGGCCAACGCTATGGCGATGCCTATGATTGGGCGTTGGCTCGCCAGCGTGAGAGTGGCGCCCTCTTTGTCCATGCCTATGACCAGGTCGAGGTGGTGGCTGGGCAGGGGACCGTGGGTCTTGAATTTCTTGACCAGGCCGGTCCCCTAGATGTCGTTGTCGTCGCAGCTGGGGGCGGTGGTCTGGTGGCTGGAGTGCGACTGGCGATGCCACACGAGACGCGAGTTATTGCGGTTGAGCCGACACTAGCGCCAACGATCCGACAGGCGCTAGCTGCCGGTGGGCCGGTGGATGTCGAGGTCTCTGGGGTGGCGGCTGACTCGCTCGGCGCTCGACGCTGTGGGGACCTCGCCTATGAGGTGATCTCATCGATGGGGGTAGAGTCTGTGCTCGTCGAAGAGGAGGAGATGGTGGCAGCCAGGCAGCTCCTTTGGGACGAGTTTCGGTTGGTCGGGGAGTATGGTGGGGTCGCAGCGTTGGCTGCGTTGCTCGCAGACAAAGTCAAGACGAGTGGACACGATCGCATCGGTATCATTTTTTGCGGTGCGAATTCGGACCCCTCGGACCTCGTGAAACACGACGAGATCGGATAG
- a CDS encoding M48 family metallopeptidase has translation MPTRRLSITVEDVEVEVILKAIKHAHIRVSPPHGTVHVSAPLGTTVGEVRSILLSRLGWIRTHQARFAASTTFVAPMMKTGELHYCWGQPYPLLVREVANRARAELRDGQLVLAVPAGSSKDERERLLDRWYRRQLQLAIPSVLAHWEPVVGVQSSQWGVRKMRTLWGSCNIKAARVWFNLDLAKKHPESLDYVVVHELTHLLEPSHGSRFAELVARAMPDWEGRHERMSQSIFDPGIWARR, from the coding sequence ATGCCAACTAGGCGGTTAAGTATCACCGTCGAGGATGTTGAGGTAGAGGTGATCCTGAAGGCGATCAAGCACGCGCATATTCGTGTGAGCCCACCTCACGGGACGGTGCATGTCTCCGCACCACTCGGCACCACGGTAGGTGAGGTGCGCAGTATCCTCTTGTCACGATTGGGTTGGATCCGCACGCACCAGGCCCGATTCGCAGCATCGACAACCTTCGTGGCTCCAATGATGAAGACCGGTGAGCTGCATTATTGTTGGGGTCAACCGTATCCACTGCTCGTGCGGGAGGTCGCAAATCGTGCTAGGGCGGAGTTGCGTGATGGGCAGTTGGTGCTTGCAGTACCGGCTGGCTCGTCCAAGGATGAGCGGGAGCGGTTGCTTGACCGGTGGTATCGACGACAGCTACAACTGGCGATTCCCTCAGTTCTGGCACACTGGGAGCCGGTGGTCGGGGTGCAGTCCTCGCAATGGGGAGTGCGCAAGATGCGAACGCTTTGGGGATCCTGTAACATCAAAGCCGCACGGGTATGGTTCAATCTCGACCTGGCCAAGAAACACCCGGAGAGTCTTGACTACGTGGTTGTCCATGAGTTGACCCACCTCCTTGAGCCAAGTCATGGTTCTCGATTTGCGGAGTTGGTGGCGCGCGCCATGCCCGACTGGGAGGGGCGACACGAGCGTATGTCGCAATCGATCTTTGACCCCGGCATCTGGGCCCGCCGCTGA
- a CDS encoding ABC transporter ATP-binding protein, producing MSDPLPETSPILVATDLVQAFRERQVLFDLSLSIPMGEVHGLLGSNGAGKTTTLNILAGLVPPVSGQVLIDGKSVWPDPTAIRNLIGYVADEPIFLSQLTAREHLDLFAHAFGYQQELPRRTVELLELVGLNEHADERVAGFSRGMKKRFALALALVPDPLVLLLDEPTVGLDPRWIRRVRELITELASQGKTIIFSSHLLELVESVVQRATILSNGRVLASGALSELRSKAVLQEGADLEEVFFALTDHQDHPDATSTS from the coding sequence ATGAGTGATCCTCTGCCTGAGACCAGTCCGATTCTCGTTGCGACCGACTTGGTACAGGCGTTTCGGGAACGACAGGTGCTTTTTGACCTCTCTCTCTCAATTCCGATGGGCGAAGTGCATGGACTACTTGGATCCAACGGTGCAGGCAAGACGACTACTCTCAACATCCTTGCAGGACTCGTTCCCCCGGTGAGTGGGCAGGTACTGATCGATGGGAAATCGGTCTGGCCGGACCCCACTGCCATAAGGAACCTCATCGGTTACGTTGCTGACGAACCAATCTTCCTCTCCCAGCTGACCGCCCGTGAACACCTTGATCTTTTTGCCCACGCCTTTGGTTATCAGCAGGAACTACCCAGGCGAACCGTTGAACTCCTTGAGCTCGTGGGGTTGAATGAACACGCTGATGAGCGAGTGGCCGGATTCTCACGCGGTATGAAAAAACGTTTCGCCCTCGCCCTCGCCCTGGTGCCCGACCCTTTGGTACTCCTCCTCGATGAACCCACCGTCGGGCTCGATCCGCGCTGGATCCGTCGTGTCCGTGAGCTCATCACCGAACTGGCCAGCCAGGGCAAGACCATCATCTTCTCGAGCCACCTGCTTGAGCTGGTGGAATCGGTGGTGCAACGAGCTACCATTCTGTCCAATGGACGCGTACTAGCATCCGGAGCACTTTCTGAACTCCGATCAAAGGCAGTGCTCCAGGAGGGAGCCGACCTCGAGGAGGTCTTTTTCGCCCTGACTGACCACCAGGACCACCCCGATGCGACCTCAACCAGCTAG